A window of the Roseovarius sp. S88 genome harbors these coding sequences:
- a CDS encoding glycosyltransferase family 2 protein — MSRDPTWGVVATIKAPDTDILNFAAWHLDQGAQRVQIYLDEDAPKARVALKAHPKCRVIVTDAQYWKRRRRHKGRPEKHQTRQSLNATHCYKRNPKVDWLLHTDVDEFLWPVASLTDQLAALPDATISARVRPIEVMAPDPNDPLDPGVFWCKACARLPAHRRAESEAIYSTYGSHLNGGFISHVAGKVFVRTGQEDVSLRIHNAFHAGEMDPEPSELSQTRLVHMHAPDWDHWYRHYRYRLKHGSYRADLRPAPQPDGVSLNKHALFAKLEAEGGEEALRMLYQEVCTATPELRERLKAHGLLHKVTLDLDACRARHFPDFG; from the coding sequence ATGAGCAGGGATCCCACCTGGGGCGTGGTGGCCACCATCAAAGCCCCGGACACCGACATTCTGAATTTCGCCGCATGGCACCTGGATCAAGGTGCGCAGCGCGTACAGATTTATCTTGACGAGGACGCCCCAAAAGCCCGCGTGGCGCTCAAAGCGCATCCAAAATGCCGGGTTATCGTCACCGATGCGCAATATTGGAAACGCCGCCGCCGTCACAAAGGCCGCCCCGAAAAACATCAAACCCGCCAGAGCCTGAACGCAACGCATTGCTATAAACGCAATCCTAAGGTCGACTGGCTTTTGCATACCGACGTGGATGAGTTTCTGTGGCCTGTGGCTTCATTGACGGACCAGCTGGCCGCTTTACCCGACGCCACAATAAGCGCGCGCGTCCGACCCATTGAAGTCATGGCACCCGATCCGAATGATCCACTAGATCCCGGTGTCTTCTGGTGCAAAGCCTGCGCGCGTTTGCCGGCACATCGCCGCGCAGAGTCCGAAGCCATCTATTCCACCTATGGGTCGCATCTGAACGGCGGCTTTATCAGCCATGTCGCCGGCAAGGTTTTTGTCCGCACGGGGCAAGAAGACGTGTCCTTGCGGATTCACAACGCCTTTCACGCCGGTGAAATGGATCCTGAACCGTCTGAATTGAGCCAGACCAGACTTGTGCATATGCATGCCCCGGATTGGGATCATTGGTACAGGCATTACCGCTACCGGCTTAAACACGGCTCTTACCGCGCCGATCTCAGGCCTGCTCCCCAACCTGATGGCGTGAGCCTCAACAAACATGCTCTATTTGCCAAGCTCGAAGCCGAGGGCGGTGAAGAGGCCTTGCGCATGCTCTACCAAGAGGTCTGCACCGCCACGCCGGAGTTACGCGAGCGGCTGAAAGCGCATGGTCTTTTGCACAAAGTCACGCTCGATCTGGACGCTTGCCGTGCGCGTCATTTCCCGGATTTTGGGTGA
- a CDS encoding DEAD/DEAH box helicase has translation MTKFSDLNLNPKVLKAIDEAGYETPTPIQAGAIPPALEGRDVLGIAQTGTGKTASFTLPMLSLLARGRARARMPRSLVLCPTRELAAQVAENFDTYSKHLKLTKALLIGGVSFGEQDKLIDKGVDVLIATPGRLLDHFERGKLLLTGVQVMVVDEADRMLDMGFIPDIERIFSLTPFTRQTFFFSATMAPEIERITNTFLQAPARVEVARQATASETIEQGVAIFKPSRRERADSEKRKLLRALIDAEGEACTNAIIFCNRKTDVDIVAKSLKKYGYDAAPIHGDLDQSQRTRTLDGFRNGELRFLVASDVAARGLDVPAVSHVFNFDVPGHPEDYVHRIGRTGRAGRDGKAITLCNPRDTKALAAVEALIQKDIPRLENPLKSDKPEDEAVQEDAPKKRRSRSRKSEDAPKAEPETEAVEATEAEEPQKPARKPRDKGGRGKDNKVVGMGDDMPSFIAKSFEERMAS, from the coding sequence ATGACAAAATTTTCTGATCTGAATCTGAATCCCAAAGTGCTGAAGGCCATTGACGAGGCCGGATACGAAACCCCTACCCCCATTCAGGCTGGTGCCATTCCCCCCGCGCTCGAAGGGCGCGATGTGTTGGGGATCGCCCAGACCGGCACGGGCAAGACGGCCAGCTTCACGCTGCCCATGCTGTCGCTTCTGGCACGCGGCCGTGCACGCGCCCGCATGCCGCGTAGCCTGGTGCTCTGCCCCACGCGGGAACTGGCGGCACAGGTAGCCGAAAACTTCGACACCTATTCCAAGCACCTGAAACTGACCAAGGCGCTCCTCATCGGCGGCGTTAGTTTTGGGGAACAGGACAAGCTGATCGATAAGGGTGTGGACGTTCTGATAGCCACGCCAGGCCGCCTGCTCGATCACTTTGAACGCGGCAAACTGCTTTTGACCGGCGTGCAGGTCATGGTCGTGGATGAGGCCGACCGGATGCTCGATATGGGCTTCATCCCCGATATCGAACGCATCTTCAGCCTCACGCCCTTTACCCGCCAGACATTTTTCTTCTCCGCCACCATGGCGCCCGAGATCGAGCGGATCACAAACACCTTCCTGCAGGCTCCGGCCCGTGTCGAAGTCGCACGGCAAGCCACCGCCTCTGAGACGATTGAACAGGGGGTTGCCATCTTCAAACCCTCGCGCCGCGAGCGCGCCGACAGCGAAAAACGCAAATTGCTGCGAGCATTGATTGATGCCGAGGGCGAGGCCTGCACCAACGCGATCATCTTCTGCAACCGCAAGACGGATGTGGATATCGTTGCAAAATCGCTCAAGAAATACGGCTATGACGCGGCTCCCATCCATGGCGACCTTGACCAGAGCCAGCGCACCCGCACGCTCGATGGTTTCCGCAATGGTGAACTGCGGTTCCTCGTGGCCTCCGATGTCGCCGCCCGTGGTCTGGATGTGCCCGCAGTAAGCCATGTCTTTAACTTCGACGTGCCCGGCCATCCCGAAGACTACGTGCACCGCATTGGCCGCACAGGCCGTGCCGGACGCGACGGCAAGGCGATCACGCTCTGCAATCCCCGCGACACCAAGGCACTGGCCGCTGTTGAGGCGCTCATTCAGAAAGACATCCCGCGCCTTGAGAACCCTCTGAAATCCGACAAACCGGAAGACGAGGCTGTGCAGGAAGACGCGCCCAAAAAGCGCCGCTCCCGCAGCCGCAAGTCCGAGGACGCGCCCAAGGCAGAGCCTGAGACTGAAGCCGTCGAGGCCACTGAGGCGGAAGAGCCGCAAAAACCTGCCCGCAAACCCCGCGACAAGGGGGGCCGCGGCAAAGACAACAAGGTCGTTGGCATGGGCGATGACATGCCCAGCTTCATCGCCAAAAGCTTTGAGGAGCGCATGGCCTCGTAG
- a CDS encoding HalD/BesD family halogenase, which yields MVFHASDLIDLDRYPIHRDGPERDAIVAQVRADLARDGCAVIRNFLTRKAIAALAAEADGVAAEGHRSFNRTNPYFTQDDPDLPEDDPRRQFFERSNTFIPADNFARSGALRTIHDAPGFDGFVQDCLQEEKFYRYADPLADVIVNMAEEGNGFPWHFDTNNFTVTLAIQNAEEGGAFEYAPMIRREGENFEEVSRVLAGASDKVTVLELQPGDLQLFRGRYSLHRVAPLKGSTRRYVAIFSYVEEPDMVGSPERTKQLYGRVLPIHLERAGLRADAFID from the coding sequence ATGGTGTTTCATGCATCCGATCTGATTGATCTTGACCGCTATCCGATCCATCGCGACGGACCAGAGCGCGACGCTATTGTGGCGCAGGTGCGGGCGGACCTGGCGCGGGATGGCTGTGCGGTGATCCGGAACTTCCTGACGCGCAAAGCGATTGCGGCATTGGCGGCGGAGGCCGACGGCGTGGCCGCAGAGGGCCATCGCAGTTTCAACCGCACGAACCCTTACTTTACGCAAGATGATCCTGACCTTCCCGAGGATGATCCGCGCAGGCAGTTCTTTGAACGATCCAACACGTTCATTCCGGCGGATAATTTCGCCCGCTCCGGCGCGCTGCGCACAATCCATGATGCGCCGGGCTTTGACGGGTTCGTTCAGGACTGCCTGCAGGAGGAGAAGTTTTACCGCTATGCCGATCCCCTGGCCGATGTGATTGTGAATATGGCCGAAGAGGGCAACGGCTTTCCCTGGCATTTTGACACCAATAATTTCACCGTGACGCTGGCTATTCAGAACGCCGAAGAGGGCGGGGCGTTTGAATATGCGCCGATGATCCGCCGGGAAGGGGAGAATTTCGAAGAGGTCAGCCGGGTGCTTGCGGGCGCGTCGGATAAGGTGACAGTGCTGGAATTGCAACCGGGAGATCTGCAGCTTTTCCGGGGGCGGTATTCGTTGCACCGCGTGGCGCCTTTAAAAGGTTCGACGCGGCGCTATGTGGCAATCTTTTCTTATGTAGAGGAACCGGACATGGTCGGCTCGCCGGAACGCACGAAACAACTTTATGGCCGGGTGTTGCCAATTCATCTGGAGCGCGCAGGCCTCAGGGCGGATGCGTTTATTGATTGA
- a CDS encoding ribonuclease J produces the protein MSSERLIYLPLGGAGEIGMNAYVYGYGKPDQERLILVDLGVTFPDMDGSPGVDLIFPDIQWLAERSSQLEAVFVTHAHEDHVGAVAHYYEQLGVPIYARAFTANIARRKMEDHGHPEEAVRTVSAWPEVTDAGPFRVGFVPISHSIPESSGLVIDTPAGRLVHSGDFKMDTDPVVGEPFDEDLWRSLAEPGVRALMCDSTNVFTHHEGRSESMLGPDIEALIDGCKGAFVATTFASNVARVKTLAEAGQRAGRSICLMGRAMRRMIEASIETGVLGDFPRTVSPEDAREIPHENLMLIVTGSQGERRAASAQLANGKYNGIELRDGDTFLFSSKTIPGNERGVIRIMNQFSEMGVDVIDDSSGNYHVSGHANRPDLSRLHKIIQPQVVVPMHGEHRHLREHVKLAGENRIGGVLAPNGTMIDLSGNRAEVVGYVETGRTYLDGSVKIGALDGIVRDRIRMALNGHVTVNVILDEEDEPLGEPWCEVRGLAETGSSRAPLIDVLEEDLSQFMGRAKSATLSDDDVLEDGLRKVVRNSAMGEIGKKPEVTVIISRLS, from the coding sequence ATGAGCAGTGAACGTTTGATCTATCTGCCCCTGGGCGGGGCGGGCGAGATTGGGATGAATGCCTATGTCTATGGCTACGGCAAACCGGATCAGGAACGGCTGATCCTGGTCGATTTGGGTGTGACCTTTCCGGATATGGATGGCAGCCCTGGCGTAGATCTGATTTTTCCTGATATTCAATGGCTTGCAGAGCGATCTTCACAGCTGGAAGCAGTGTTTGTCACCCATGCGCATGAGGATCACGTAGGCGCTGTGGCGCATTACTATGAGCAGCTTGGCGTGCCGATATACGCGCGCGCCTTCACGGCCAATATTGCCCGACGCAAGATGGAGGATCACGGACACCCGGAGGAGGCTGTGCGCACCGTGTCTGCCTGGCCCGAGGTAACGGATGCCGGGCCTTTCAGGGTTGGGTTTGTACCCATATCCCATTCGATCCCGGAAAGCTCTGGTCTGGTCATTGATACACCTGCAGGACGGCTGGTGCATTCAGGCGACTTCAAGATGGATACCGATCCGGTGGTCGGAGAGCCGTTTGACGAAGACCTCTGGCGGTCTTTGGCCGAACCGGGTGTCCGGGCTTTGATGTGTGATTCCACCAATGTGTTCACGCATCATGAGGGCCGCTCCGAGAGCATGCTTGGCCCGGATATCGAGGCGTTGATTGATGGGTGCAAGGGCGCGTTTGTGGCGACGACATTTGCCAGCAACGTGGCGCGCGTGAAGACGCTGGCAGAGGCCGGTCAGCGCGCGGGGCGGTCGATTTGCCTGATGGGTCGGGCGATGCGGCGAATGATTGAAGCCTCAATTGAAACGGGCGTCTTGGGGGATTTCCCAAGAACAGTGAGCCCGGAGGATGCGCGCGAGATCCCACACGAGAACCTGATGCTCATTGTGACCGGAAGCCAGGGGGAGCGCCGCGCGGCCAGTGCGCAACTGGCCAATGGCAAATACAACGGGATTGAGTTGCGGGATGGCGATACGTTCCTCTTTTCCTCCAAGACGATCCCCGGCAATGAGCGCGGCGTTATCCGCATCATGAACCAGTTCAGCGAGATGGGGGTCGATGTCATTGATGACAGCAGCGGAAACTACCATGTCTCCGGCCATGCCAACCGCCCTGATCTGAGCCGGTTGCACAAGATTATCCAGCCGCAGGTCGTGGTGCCGATGCATGGGGAGCATCGGCATTTGCGGGAACATGTGAAACTGGCGGGGGAAAACCGCATCGGTGGGGTTTTGGCCCCCAATGGGACGATGATCGACCTCAGCGGCAATCGCGCCGAAGTGGTGGGATATGTGGAAACTGGGCGCACCTATCTGGATGGATCGGTCAAGATCGGCGCGCTGGACGGCATTGTGCGCGACCGGATTCGCATGGCGCTGAATGGGCATGTGACGGTCAATGTGATCCTGGACGAAGAGGATGAGCCACTGGGGGAGCCGTGGTGTGAGGTCAGAGGGCTGGCGGAAACCGGAAGTAGCCGCGCGCCTCTGATCGATGTGCTGGAAGAAGATCTCAGCCAGTTCATGGGGCGGGCGAAATCCGCAACGCTGAGCGATGATGACGTGCTGGAGGACGGGTTGCGCAAGGTTGTTCGGAACTCGGCCATGGGCGAGATTGGCAAGAAACCGGAAGTGACGGTGATTATCAGTCGACTAAGCTGA